The Saccharomycodes ludwigii strain NBRC 1722 chromosome II, whole genome shotgun sequence genome window below encodes:
- the ACL4 gene encoding Acl4p (similar to Saccharomyces cerevisiae YDR161W | ACL4 | Assembly Chaperone of RpL4), which translates to MSTTNIEQILNEAQKKINLKQYKEALKTLKPLKKKYLASNSNANSNSQHVLSILPLFATCYLETDNIEKAYPILLRCCELDPDGVKNGCESFLTLGQIMGGELGLKYLTKGVEIANNQKEVPKVVNGILAMIEVWMTDLCMEPNAEQECEGLINKAMEISQGESPEVWSVLGSIRISQQRFNEAAECFVKSWKYFQTEKLKLEENLSNQTIDHDQYIGLVQPLLNCSKMCIEMGLYETSIEILSAVKDIDEDNLEALYLEGFTNYLMAKVKQQVFNNGLSVQTPEDFYKFNAHIQDCKLNVDDTNIDIQDFIYDSRVALSFTLKIGENIADPEDTIAQEIVQGAQELLFGELGGPIDDSELIKIKKGVEVDVNEDIEIEEHQA; encoded by the coding sequence ATGTCTACCACCAACATTGAGCAAATCCTCAATGAagctcaaaaaaaaataaatttaaaacagtATAAGGAGGCCTTAAAAACACTGAAAccgttgaaaaaaaaatatttagctTCTAATAGCAATGCAAATAGTAATTCACAACATGTTCTATCTATATTACCGCTTTTTGCCACATGTTATTTGGAAACCGacaatattgaaaaagCTTATCCTATTTTACTTCGCTGTTGTGAATTAGATCCAGATGGAGTAAAAAACGGATGTGAATCTTTTTTAACTCTAGGCCAAATAATGGGAGGTGAATTGggtttaaaatatttaacaaaGGGTGTAGAAATTGCcaataatcaaaaagaaGTACCTAAAGTTGTAAATGGTATTTTAGCAATGATTGAAGTCTGGATGACAGATCTGTGTATGGAACCTAATGCTGAGCAAGAATGTGAAGGCTTGATTAATAAAGCAATGGAGATTAGCCAAGGTGAATCACCAGAGGTTTGGAGTGTGTTAGGATCTATAAGAATTTCACAGCAAAGATTTAACGAGGCTGCAGAATGTTTTGTTAAAAGttggaaatattttcaaacggaaaaattaaaactagAGGAAAACTTATCAAACCAAACAATTGATCATGATCAATATATTGGATTAGTACAACCTTTGTTAAACTGTAGTAAAATGTGTATAGAAATGGGGTTGTATGAAACAAGCATAGAAATTTTAAGTGCAGTTAAAGATATTGACGAAGATAATTTGGAAGCTTTATATTTAGAAGGCTTTACTAATTATTTAATGGCCAAAGTTAAACAacaagtttttaataacgGATTAAGTGTTCAAACTCCAGAAGATTTTTACAAATTTAATGCACATATACAAGATTGTAAGTTAAATGTTGACGATACAAATATTGATATTCAAGATTTCATATATGATTCTAGAGTTGCATTAAGCTTTACACTAAAAATAGGAGAGAACATAGCAGATCCAGAAGATACCATAGCTCAAGAAATTGTTCAAGGTGCGCAAGAGCTATTGTTTGGCGAATTGGGCGGTCCAATAGATGACTctgaattaataaaaatcaaaaaggGCGTTGAAGTCGATGTTAACGAGGACATCGAAATTGAGGAACATCAAGCGTAA
- the NHA1 gene encoding Nha1p (similar to Saccharomyces cerevisiae YLR138W | NHA1 | Na+/H+ Antiporter), with amino-acid sequence MAWEHLEPTKSHVAYACVAVFSIMFSVFSLFVKEKLYIGESTVAGIFGLIVGPHCLHWFNPTSWGNSDSITLEISRIILCLQIFAVAVELPKKYMLKHWLSVTMLLVPVMTAGWLIVGVFVFILIPGFSFSDGLLVSACITATDPILAQSVVSGKFAQKVPGHLRNLLSAESGCNDGMAFPFIYLSLNLIIHHGHDRVREIVKDWICVTILYECIFGCFLGVVIGYGGRHLIKFAEEKKLIDRESFLAFYVCLAFLCAGFGSILGVDDLLVSFSAGAAFAWDGWFSKKTKDSQISTVIDLLLNLAYFVYFGAIIPWEQFNNGHLGLNVWRLIVLAIVVIFLRRIPAVIAFRPLIPDIKTWREALFVGHFGPIGVGAIFASILARAELEHASTGEKTPLKSLPLEGTKYYQLIATIWPIVTFFILTSIIVHGSSVAIIVLGRHLNTIALTKTFTTHTSNGGRGPSWMSRLPALDKEGRSFSLQRVDTMAPPLSSTSTEDEKISFENSNSAQSLNYHRQNNGLPDVISRNSTIETSGIPARPIGGAKRKKVGSRINKIRKKRKELFSLDNGYSELNKIEQERIKREKEAQADAFALTPRVRPIEEDERDYLESHPKQQQQYQGEEETEDKDSERSNSDGILDSYDKDRQIEKTVTMMDQDNTSNVIAHLDTLATNVQGSPDKMYIKNELDSTAHGDLEKGPISVNYGNGTSSSTTNEEEEEEGTDSEEATNREDAKDRDNHDQIAYAEGNKVIIENRHGEIIDEASLDTQRPEKDVARRKLSNRTQTEVGNSEKEESDGRSIISDTASRISTVPSNSSYLRRVLTPTKSNPLDKKYFAYKIDNHLIIEDGNGDVLRRYKINVHSSNKNKSGESIVEDGSTKKKANTNRERSGSVFNKALSAVGLGKITSNTSKISPQSSPPAGKNVFSTNTSNNNTKPSLSINTKVANGVKSSELNSAISTKTNNRGSTPVSMVNTKRFAEDKRKLTPLPSHQDDTYSEDQSDGTQYSEDQDTGTEDDSNYYYYSDDDQSEVNGFRKLGDSPRPKNSNGHNRDLADSDRKTNTNNKQGKSLGEYGTESSDTEGEDERDETQFEKSRRLAALGAMPQPRQDDDEEEIFSPVITHPSKAHKFHL; translated from the coding sequence ATGGCTTGGGAACATCTAGAACCAACAAAGTCACACGTAGCCTATGCATGTGTAGCAGTATTCTCCATCATGTTTTcagttttttctttatttgttaaagAAAAGTTATACATTGGCGAATCAACTGTCGCAGGTATATTTGGCCTTATAGTTGGACCCCACTGTCTACATTGGTTCAATCCAACATCTTGGGGTAATTCGGATTCCATCACTTTAGAAATTAGTAGAATTATATTATGTCTACAAATatttgctgttgctgtagAATTAccgaaaaaatatatgttgAAGCACTGGCTAAGTGTAACCATGCTATTAGTTCCAGTTATGACCGCTGGTTGGTTAATCGTCGgagtttttgttttcatacTAATTCCAGGTTTTAGTTTTTCGGATGGATTATTAGTATCTGCATGTATAACAGCAACTGATCCAATTTTAGCACAATCCGTGGTTTCCGGTAAATTTGCACAAAAAGTCCCCGGCCATTTAAGAAATCTACTAAGTGCGGAAAGTGGTTGCAACGATGGGATGGCATTcccatttatttatttatccctaaatttaattatacACCATGGTCATGATCGGGTACGTGAAATTGTAAAAGACTGGATTTGCGTTACAATTTTGTACGAGTGTATATTTGGCTGCTTTTTAGGGGTTGTGATTGGCTATGGCGGTAGacatttaattaaatttgcagaagaaaagaaattgattGATCGAGAATCTTTCTTGGCATTTTATGTATGCTTAGCATTTTTATGCGCTGGTTTCGGTTCCATATTGGGAGTAGACGATTTACTAGTTTCATTTTCCGCAGGTGCCGCTTTTGCCTGGGATGGTTGGTTTTCCAAAAAGACCAAAGACAGTCAAATATCCACAGTCATTGACTTATTGCTAAACTTGGcctattttgtttattttggtGCTATTATCCCATGGGaacaatttaataatgGCCATCTGGGTTTGAATGTTTGGAGACTAATCGTTTTAGCAATAGTTGTCATATTTTTAAGAAGAATTCCTGCAGTTATTGCATTTCGTCCCTTGATCCCGGATATTAAAACATGGCGTGAAGCTTTATTTGTTGGTCATTTTGGTCCTATTGGTGTTGGCGCCATTTTTGCCTCCATCTTAGCTAGGGCTGAATTGGAACATGCCAGCACCGGTGAAAAGACACCTTTAAAAAGCTTGCCTTTAGAAGGAACAAAATACTACCAATTAATTGCTACCATTTGGCCCATTgttacattttttattttaacttCTATTATTGTCCATGGGTCTTCTGTGGCAATTATAGTACTAGGACGCCATCTAAATACAATAGCATTAACCAAAACGTTTACCACACATACTTCAAATGGCGGTAGAGGGCCAAGCTGGATGTCTAGGTTGCCAGCCTTGGATAAGGAAGGTAGATCCTTTTCTTTACAGCGTGTTGATACAATGGCACCACCCTTATCTTCCACTAGTACTGAAGATGAAAAGAtaagttttgaaaacagCAATTCTGCCCAGTCGTTAAATTACCATAGACAGAATAATGGTTTGCCGGATGTTATTTCAAGAAACAGCACCATTGAGACGAGCGGCATTCCAGCTAGGCCAATCGGTGGTgcaaagagaaaaaaagttggtTCTAGAATCAACAAAATTaggaaaaagaggaaagaATTGTTTAGTTTGGATAATGGTTATTCCGAATTAAATAAGATTGAACAAGAAAGAATCAAACGTGAAAAGGAAGCTCAAGCAGATGCATTTGCTTTAACCCCAAGGGTAAGACCTATCGAGGAAGATGAAAGAGATTACTTAGAAAGCCATCCcaagcaacaacaacaatatcaaGGAGAGGAGGAAACGGAAGACAAAGATTCAGAAAGAAGTAATAGTGACGGTATTTTGGATTCTTATGATAAAGACCGCCAAATTGAAAAGACAGTTACCATGATGGACCAAGATAATACCTCTAACGTGATAGCACATTTAGATACTTTGGCAACAAACGTACAAGGTTCTCCCGATAAAatgtatattaaaaatgaactAGATTCTACTGCACATGGAGACTTAGAAAAGGGGCCAATCAGTGTTAATTATGGAAATGGCACTTCTTCTTCAACTACTaatgaggaagaagaagaggaaggtACTGATAGCGAGGAAGCTACAAATAGAGAAGATGCTAAGGACCGCGACAACCATGATCAAATTGCATATGCCGAAGGTAATAAAGtcattattgaaaatagaCATGGTGAAATTATCGATGAGGCTAGTTTGGATACACAAAGGCCTGAAAAGGATGTTGCTAGAAGAAAGTTGAGCAACCGTACACAAACAGAGGTTGGAAACTCAGAAAAGGAGGAAAGTGATGGCAGGTCTATCATCAGTGATACGGCAAGCAGGATTAGTACAGTTCCTAGCAATTCTAGTTACTTGAGAAGAGTCTTGACCCCCACCAAAAGCAATCCACTGGACAAGAAATATTTTGCATACAAGATTGATAACCATTTAATCATTGAAGATGGAAATGGAGACGTTTTAAGaagatataaaataaatgtgCATTcatctaataaaaataaatctggAGAAAGTATTGTTGAAGATGGCTCTACTAAGAAAAAAGCTAATACTAATAGGGAAAGAAGTGGGTCTGTATTTAACAAAGCATTGTCAGCTGTTGGTTTAGGTAAAATAACATCTAATACCTCGAAGATATCACCGCAATCATCACCACCGGCTggtaaaaatgttttttctaCAAACActtccaataataacactaaaCCTTCTCTGTCTATTAATACAAAAGTAGCAAATGGTGTTAAATCCAGTGAGTTAAACAGTGCTATCAGTACTAAGACAAATAACAGGGGTTCGACGCCGGTGTCTATGGTTAATACTAAAAGATTTGCCGAAGATAAAAGGAAGTTGACACCTTTGCCATCGCACCAAGATGATACTTACAGTGAAGATCAAAGCGATGGTACTCAATATAGCGAAGACCAAGATACTGGAACTGAAGATGACAgtaactattattattactctGATGATGATCAAAGTGAGGTTAACGGATTTAGAAAGTTAGGAGATTCACCAAGACCAAAAAATAGTAACGGACATAATCGTGATCTTGCCGATTCGGATAGGAAAAccaatactaataacaaacaGGGTAAATCTTTAGGTGAATACGGTACAGAAAGTTCGGATACTGAAGGGGAAGATGAAAGAGATGAAAcacaatttgaaaaatcaaGAAGACTAGCAGCTTTAGGTGCTATGCCACAACCTAGacaagatgatgatgaagaagaaatttTCTCCCCAGTTATTACACATCCTTCGAAGGCCCATAAGTTTCATTTATAG
- the NBP2 gene encoding adaptor protein NBP2 (similar to Saccharomyces cerevisiae YDR162C | NBP2 | Nap1 Binding Protein), whose translation MSNSNHTYQHVNTNVTTTNSETNANHISTDPATEEEQLNNNHNSSEDYSTSTGYISVKDFAYDESHPLHYGYYEEDDNNSSDNENKYADDDYANDSYQEYSLVNGSFIGPNNNSILDNVDYDEDEENNSEWDTNKRQSIILPEEYIINKRAIALYDFESENDNELALQEGDMIFIDYKHGQGWLVAESFDGKRTGLVPEAYVSILEDNTEQHTNNGNDAKRPGFLTSLLTENSINTDIIQQHENNSDNSDNNDDDEYDDVNDDYDYEDEDEDVATNSNKLTTGFINKVEQIKL comes from the coding sequence ATGTCAAACTCTAATCATACATACCAACATGTAAATACAAATGTCACAACCACAAACTCAGAAACAAACGCTAATCATATATCCACGGATCCCGCTACAGAAGAGGAACAGTTAAATAACAACCATAATTCTTCTGAAGACTATTCTACTAGCACAGGCTATATATCTGTTAAAGATTTTGCATATGATGAATCACATCCTCTACATTACGGATATTATGAGGAAgatgacaataatagtagcgataatgaaaataaatatgctgatgatgattatgCGAACGACAGCTACCAGGAATACTCCCTCGTTAATGGAAGCTTTATAGGgccaaataataattcgaTACTAGATAATGTTGATTACGAcgaagatgaagaaaataacTCAGAATGGGATACTAATAAAAGACaaagtattattttacCCGAGGAATAcattatcaataaaagAGCCATAGCATTGTATGATTTTGAAAGTGAAAATGATAACGAATTAGCTTTACAAGAAGGTGATatgatttttattgattataAGCATGGGCAAGGATGGTTAGTGGCTGAAAGTTTTGATGGCAAAAGAACTGGACTAGTACCGGAAGCATACGTATCTATACTAGAAGATAACACTGAACAACATACTAATAATGGCAATGATGCCAAAAGGCCTGGCTTTTTGACTAGTTTATTAACAGAAAATTCCATAAATACCGATATTATACAGCAGCATGAGAACAATAGTGATAACAGTGATaacaatgatgatgatgagtACGATGATGTTAATGATGATTACGAttatgaagatgaagacgAAGATGTTGCTACCAACAGCAATAAACTTACTACAGGgtttataaataaagttgaacaaataaaattatga
- the SSY1 gene encoding Ssy1p (similar to Saccharomyces cerevisiae YDR160W | SSY1 | Sulfonylurea Sensitive on YPD): MNRNFIAQSKTRHKLNSMSKNENGGENKATDDIDVEEHVKHFGLFPQENNIQIISSTLYPKFSSNISGHNDNINKSDNSNTENKIHIFSTTAMSNIQNDLESLDDSIDTNILKDIIHNEKRLELKENLLNDRFWLTNAYEKLHGIKKTDGPDSKDNNEDNKFAEGAYKHGPQLTDFQLYQQSVEKEDYLRNKLKKVMKERGNIEVLTTDNLFQKFDPSMAKNVHKKYPFNRYNYHFSHYNNNNNNNNNNNNNNNNKGSTTNSIVSNTNNSTKNRPMFVEKIKKDMGDKFYRIGNTRHFHIKSFRKKKDNEKIESKLLKTFSSASNNTQVVDQDITPWIIDDQPENNLYVTLKSSADGDSNMSDSSGGNYYEYASLPPVDVNNSNGNDHDNKIHRLLHDHLPSYKYHVQRKLDIRHLQTIAIGACLGIGLFVLSGRSFTIGGPLGALLGFILCGSVVCATLLSFSELATLLPLSSGFSGLASRFCEDAMGFALGWTYWFTYIIAAPSQIVSAVTLLSFYFNSKDYAKISGGFTTLFLLVVIGSNMLEVSKFGELAYIVGSIKVIITVMTMIVMVILNCGGSKGSTYVGFRYWDSYKSKHYEEIITYGAFRPTFDLDDIGKGALHGIGGAKGRFLGVLLNMVGSCYAFSGAEVSFVASGEAKNPRKTLPSATKRSFITIMILYILSIFLVGLNIYSGDSRLARYKFSNGQIDYVNTAWQVVDDCKYILIDGTISPWVLALQNFGLCTFANGFNGLLIFFSISASSCSLYTSSRALYTLSVQNKAPRIFSSCTRSGVPWMSVIFCGLFGTIAYLSVNYESVQNFQVLTDLASLSICIIWMGLNISYLRFFYALGKRTDIISRNHKAYPYRAPFEPFLAYYGLVGSIIMILFMGFTTFLHEHWSTRTFFSSYGGLIFFVILYTSYKVIGTSKIQRLDQLDMDSGRREMDRMIWDEDKEYSISLKERLIKILHWFL; the protein is encoded by the coding sequence atgaacaGAAATTTCATTGCTCAATCAAAAACACGCCATAAACTTAACTCAATGAGCAAGAATGAAAATGGGGGGGAAAATAAAGCTACCGATGATATTGATGTTGAGGAGCATGTCAAACATTTTGGATTATTTCcacaagaaaataatatacaaattATAAGTAGCACATTATATCCTAAATTTTCCTCTAATATTAGTGGtcataatgataatattaataaaagcgacaatagtaatactgagaataaaatacatattttttcaactaCAGCAATGAGTAACATACAAAATGATTTAGAAAGTCTTGATGATTCAATtgatacaaatattttaaaggaTATTATacataatgaaaaaagattgGAACTTAAAGAAAACTTATTAAACGATAGATTTTGGTTAACTAATGCGTATGAGAAATTACATGGTATAAAGAAAACTGATGGGCCTGATagtaaagataataatgaagataACAAATTTGCAGAAGGTGCTTATAAACATGGACCACAATTAACTGATTTCCAACTGTACCAGCAAAGtgtagaaaaagaagattatTTAAGAAACAAGTTGAAAAAGGTTATGAAAGAAAGGGGAAATATTGAAGTGTTGACTACCgataatttatttcaaaaatttgatcCATCTATGGCTAAAAATGTACACAAAAAGTATCCTTTTAATAGGTATAACTATCATTTTTCTCattataacaacaacaacaacaacaacaacaacaacaacaataataataataataaaggaAGTACCACCAATAGTATTGTATCCAACACTAATAATTCGACAAAAAATAGACCAATGTTTGtcgaaaaaattaaaaaggatATGGGTGATAAGTTTTACAGAATTGGTAACACCAGACATTTTCACATCAAAAGTTTtagaaagaagaaggatAACGAAAAAATCGAAAGTAAGTTGctaaaaacattttcttCAGCATCAAACAATACACAAGTGGTAGATCAGGACATAACACCATGGATTATTGATGATCAACCCGAAAATAATCTATATGTGACACTAAAGTCAAGTGCTGATGGTGATAGTAATATGAGTGATAGTAGTGGCGGTAATTATTATGAGTATGCATCATTACCGCCGGTTGATGTAAATAACAGTAATGGCAACGACCATGACAATAAAATACACCGGTTGTTGCATGATCATCTACCTTCCTACAAATATCACGTTCAACGTAAATTGGATATAAGACATTTACAAACAATTGCCATTGGTGCATGTCTAGGTATAGGTCTTTTTGTACTATCAGGAAGATCTTTCACCATCGGAGGGCCTTTAGGAGCACTATTaggatttattttatgtgGGAGCGTTGTTTGTGCCACATTATTGTCATTTTCGGAATTGGCCACATTGTTACCGCTATCATCAGGTTTTTCTGGATTAGCATCAAGATTTTGTGAAGATGCTATGGGGTTTGCACTAGGCTGGACTTATTGGTTCACATACATTATTGCAGCACCAAGTCAAATAGTTTCTGCGGTCACTTTATTGTCATTTTACTTTAACTCTAAAGACTATGCTAAGATAAGCGGCGGATTTACcacattatttttgttagtTGTTATTGGATCGAATATGCTCGAAGTTAGTAAATTTGGCGAGTTAGCGTACATTGTTGGGTCGATAAAGGTTATAATAACCGTTATGACGATGATTGTAAtggtaatattaaattgtgGAGGTAGCAAGGGTTCAACGTACGTTGGTTTTAGATACTGGGATAGTTACAAGAGCAAACATTACgaagaaataataacgtATGGGGCTTTCAGACCCACTTTTGATTTGGATGATATTGGGAAGGGTGCTTTACATGGTATTGGTGGCGCAAAAGGTAGATTTTTGGGTGTCTTATTAAATATGGTTGGTTCCTGTTATGCGTTTAGTGGGGCTGAAGTTTCTTTTGTTGCGAGTGGTGAGGCTAAAAATCCACGTAAAACATTACCCTCTGCAACGAAAAGGTCCTTCATtacaataatgatattgtATATTTTATCTATATTCTTGGTAGGTTTAAACATCTATAGTGGGGATTCAAGATTGGCAAGATACAAGTTTTCCAATGGTCAAATCGACTATGTGAATACAGCATGGCAAGTGGTTGATGATTGCaagtatattttaatagaCGGTACTATTTCTCCGTGGGTTTTGGCTTTGCAAAATTTTGGATTATGCACGTTTGCTAATGGGTTTAATggattattaatatttttcagtATTAGCGCAAGCTCTTGTTCATTATACACTTCAAGCCGAGCGTTATACACCTTAAGTGTGCAAAATAAGGCTCCACGTATTTTTTCAAGTTGTACCAGAAGTGGAGTTCCTTGGATGAGCGTAATTTTTTGCGGATTATTTGGTACTATTGCATATTTGTCAGTTAATTATGAATCAGTTCAAAATTTCCAAGTTTTAACAGATCTTGCCAGTTTGTCCATTTGCATTATCTGGATGGGGCTAAATATTTCATATCTAAGGTTTTTTTATGCATTAGGTAAAAGAACCGATATTATTTCAAGGAATCATAAGGCGTATCCTTATAGGGCGCCATTTGAGCCTTTTCTAGCATATTATGGATTAGTTGGTTCAATAattatgattttatttatggGATTTACCACTTTTTTGCATGAACATTGGAGTACTAGAACGTTTTTCTCGTCGTATGGTgggttaattttttttgtgattttGTATACAAGTTATAAAGTAATTGGTACGTCTAAAATACAAAGATTAGATCAATTGGATATGGATAGTGGTAGAAGAGAAATGGATAGAATGATTTGGGATGAAGATAAAGAGTACTCTATATCTTTAAAGGAAAGAttgattaaaatattacattggtttttataa
- the CWC15 gene encoding U2-type spliceosomal complex subunit CWC15 (similar to Saccharomyces cerevisiae YDR163W | CWC15 | Complexed With Cef1p) encodes MTTSHKAQLEARNGAKNHNDLTATNIQHARLLPSHKKLKYRKHTSENIVHTNTTEATQELNNEYNKQRNYDKEIEEYRNNIANKVTTIQQKNDTLPWRKNKVFNNNSRIVKKSPNINTNKKVTDKSQYVEDTIQSKKLKDFFSKSVK; translated from the coding sequence ATGACTACATCACACAAAGCACAACTAGAAGCTAGAAATGGTGCAAAGAATCACAATGATTTAACTGCCACCAACATACAACATGCTAGGCTATTACCATCccataaaaaattaaaatatagaaaACATACTTCGGAAAATATTGTTCatactaatactactgAGGCAACTCAAGAATTAAACaatgaatataataaacagAGAAATTATGATAAAGAAATAGAAGAATATCGGAATAATATTGCTAATAAAGTCACAACtatacaacaaaaaaatgataccCTTCCTtggagaaaaaataaagtatttAACAATAACAGCAGAATCGTTAAAAAGAGtccaaatataaatactaataaaaaagtcaCTGACAAATCTCAGTATGTAGAGGATACAATACAGTcgaaaaaattgaaagatttttttagcaaatcagtaaaataa